In Mixophyes fleayi isolate aMixFle1 chromosome 4, aMixFle1.hap1, whole genome shotgun sequence, the following proteins share a genomic window:
- the LOC142151578 gene encoding oxaloacetate tautomerase fahd2, mitochondrial isoform X3, which yields MLCCVQGILRGVQKNTVRLLPQRGVSQLPPLRMRLVQFQSSTSQGQRIGLELDREKVIDLNAFDPSLPCKMREFLEAGDTALQIAKRALDSGQHMLSRSQLSLLAPITNPEKIICVGMNYVDHCLEQNVPVPKEPIIFSKFPSSIVGPYDSIILPAESQEVDWEVELAFVIGKKGKNIKEQDAMEHVAGFTVAHDVSARDWQMNKNGKQWLLGKTFDTFCPMGPALVTKDSISDPHSLGIRCRVNETLVQDSNTNQMVFKTEALIAWVSKFVTLQPGDVFLTGTPPGVGVFRKPPVFLKVRDVVECEIDQLGVISNPVV from the exons ATGTTGTGTTGTGTCCAAGGCATTTTGCGAGGAGTCCAGAAGAACACAGTCCGTTTACTGCCCCAGCGTGGTGTCTCCCAGCTTCCACCACTCAGGATGAGGCTGGTACAGTTTCAGAGTTCAACCTCTCAAGGTCAGAGGATTGGATTGGAGCTGGATAGAGAAAAAGTCATTGACCTTAATGCCTTTGATCCATCACTTCCGTGTAAGATGAGAGAGTTCCTAGAAGCTGGTGACACCGCCTTACAGATAGCTAAGAG GGCCCTGGACTCTGGTCAACACATGCTGAGCCGCTCTCAGCTTTCGCTCTTGGCTCCCATCACCAACCCAGAGAAGATTATTTGTGTTGGAATGAACTACGTGGATCACTGCCTGGAGCAGAATGTCCCAGTTCCCAAAGAGCCCATCATCTTCAGCAAGTTCCCCAGCTCCATTGTTGGTCCCTATGACTCGATTATCCTTCCGGCAGAAAGCCAG GAAGTGGATTGGGAAGTTGAACTTGCCTTTGTgataggaaaaaaaggaaaaaatattaag GAGCAGGATGCAATGGAGCACGTGGCCGGCTTTACTGTTGCTCACGATGTAAGCGCCCGTGACTGGCAGATGAATAAGAACGGCAAGCAGTGGCTGTTGGGTAAAACATTTGACACTTTTTGTCCGATGGGACCAGCACTGGTTACTAAAGACTCTATTTCAG ACCCCCATAGCCTTGGAATCCGCTGCCGTGTGAATGAGACCCTCGTCCAGGATAGTAACACAAACCAGATGGTCTTCAAGACGGAAGCTCTCATAGCCTGGGTCTCCAA ATTTGTCACATTACAGCCAGGCGATGTGTTTCTGACTGGGACGCCCCCTGGAGTTGGTGTATTTAGAAAGCCACCAGTATTCCTTAAGGTGA GAGATGTTGTTGAGTGTGAAATCGACCAGCTAGGAGTGATTAGTAACCCTGTGGTGTGA
- the LOC142151578 gene encoding oxaloacetate tautomerase fahd2, mitochondrial isoform X2, whose product MCAMSCAVHLETGLMLCCVQGILRGVQKNTVRLLPQRGVSQLPPLRMRLVQFQSSTSQGQRIGLELDREKVIDLNAFDPSLPCKMREFLEAGDTALQIAKRALDSGQHMLSRSQLSLLAPITNPEKIICVGMNYVDHCLEQNVPVPKEPIIFSKFPSSIVGPYDSIILPAESQEVDWEVELAFVIGKKGKNIKEQDAMEHVAGFTVAHDVSARDWQMNKNGKQWLLGKTFDTFCPMGPALVTKDSISDPHSLGIRCRVNETLVQDSNTNQMVFKTEALIAWVSKFVTLQPGDVFLTGTPPGVGVFRKPPVFLKAGDVVECEIDQLGVISNPVV is encoded by the exons ATGTGTGCAATGTCTTGTGCTGTCCACCTGGAGACAG GGCTGATGTTGTGTTGTGTCCAAGGCATTTTGCGAGGAGTCCAGAAGAACACAGTCCGTTTACTGCCCCAGCGTGGTGTCTCCCAGCTTCCACCACTCAGGATGAGGCTGGTACAGTTTCAGAGTTCAACCTCTCAAGGTCAGAGGATTGGATTGGAGCTGGATAGAGAAAAAGTCATTGACCTTAATGCCTTTGATCCATCACTTCCGTGTAAGATGAGAGAGTTCCTAGAAGCTGGTGACACCGCCTTACAGATAGCTAAGAG GGCCCTGGACTCTGGTCAACACATGCTGAGCCGCTCTCAGCTTTCGCTCTTGGCTCCCATCACCAACCCAGAGAAGATTATTTGTGTTGGAATGAACTACGTGGATCACTGCCTGGAGCAGAATGTCCCAGTTCCCAAAGAGCCCATCATCTTCAGCAAGTTCCCCAGCTCCATTGTTGGTCCCTATGACTCGATTATCCTTCCGGCAGAAAGCCAG GAAGTGGATTGGGAAGTTGAACTTGCCTTTGTgataggaaaaaaaggaaaaaatattaag GAGCAGGATGCAATGGAGCACGTGGCCGGCTTTACTGTTGCTCACGATGTAAGCGCCCGTGACTGGCAGATGAATAAGAACGGCAAGCAGTGGCTGTTGGGTAAAACATTTGACACTTTTTGTCCGATGGGACCAGCACTGGTTACTAAAGACTCTATTTCAG ACCCCCATAGCCTTGGAATCCGCTGCCGTGTGAATGAGACCCTCGTCCAGGATAGTAACACAAACCAGATGGTCTTCAAGACGGAAGCTCTCATAGCCTGGGTCTCCAA ATTTGTCACATTACAGCCAGGCGATGTGTTTCTGACTGGGACGCCCCCTGGAGTTGGTGTATTTAGAAAGCCACCAGTATTCCTTAAG GCAGGAGATGTTGTTGAGTGTGAAATCGACCAGCTAGGAGTGATTAGTAACCCTGTGGTGTGA
- the LOC142151578 gene encoding oxaloacetate tautomerase fahd2, mitochondrial isoform X1 translates to MCAMSCAVHLETGLMLCCVQGILRGVQKNTVRLLPQRGVSQLPPLRMRLVQFQSSTSQGQRIGLELDREKVIDLNAFDPSLPCKMREFLEAGDTALQIAKRALDSGQHMLSRSQLSLLAPITNPEKIICVGMNYVDHCLEQNVPVPKEPIIFSKFPSSIVGPYDSIILPAESQEVDWEVELAFVIGKKGKNIKEQDAMEHVAGFTVAHDVSARDWQMNKNGKQWLLGKTFDTFCPMGPALVTKDSISDPHSLGIRCRVNETLVQDSNTNQMVFKTEALIAWVSKFVTLQPGDVFLTGTPPGVGVFRKPPVFLKVRDVVECEIDQLGVISNPVV, encoded by the exons ATGTGTGCAATGTCTTGTGCTGTCCACCTGGAGACAG GGCTGATGTTGTGTTGTGTCCAAGGCATTTTGCGAGGAGTCCAGAAGAACACAGTCCGTTTACTGCCCCAGCGTGGTGTCTCCCAGCTTCCACCACTCAGGATGAGGCTGGTACAGTTTCAGAGTTCAACCTCTCAAGGTCAGAGGATTGGATTGGAGCTGGATAGAGAAAAAGTCATTGACCTTAATGCCTTTGATCCATCACTTCCGTGTAAGATGAGAGAGTTCCTAGAAGCTGGTGACACCGCCTTACAGATAGCTAAGAG GGCCCTGGACTCTGGTCAACACATGCTGAGCCGCTCTCAGCTTTCGCTCTTGGCTCCCATCACCAACCCAGAGAAGATTATTTGTGTTGGAATGAACTACGTGGATCACTGCCTGGAGCAGAATGTCCCAGTTCCCAAAGAGCCCATCATCTTCAGCAAGTTCCCCAGCTCCATTGTTGGTCCCTATGACTCGATTATCCTTCCGGCAGAAAGCCAG GAAGTGGATTGGGAAGTTGAACTTGCCTTTGTgataggaaaaaaaggaaaaaatattaag GAGCAGGATGCAATGGAGCACGTGGCCGGCTTTACTGTTGCTCACGATGTAAGCGCCCGTGACTGGCAGATGAATAAGAACGGCAAGCAGTGGCTGTTGGGTAAAACATTTGACACTTTTTGTCCGATGGGACCAGCACTGGTTACTAAAGACTCTATTTCAG ACCCCCATAGCCTTGGAATCCGCTGCCGTGTGAATGAGACCCTCGTCCAGGATAGTAACACAAACCAGATGGTCTTCAAGACGGAAGCTCTCATAGCCTGGGTCTCCAA ATTTGTCACATTACAGCCAGGCGATGTGTTTCTGACTGGGACGCCCCCTGGAGTTGGTGTATTTAGAAAGCCACCAGTATTCCTTAAGGTGA GAGATGTTGTTGAGTGTGAAATCGACCAGCTAGGAGTGATTAGTAACCCTGTGGTGTGA